One genomic window of Arachis stenosperma cultivar V10309 chromosome 10, arast.V10309.gnm1.PFL2, whole genome shotgun sequence includes the following:
- the LOC130954676 gene encoding uncharacterized protein LOC130954676 translates to MGLGTLPLTPPHTSFSSNSRFVYDCSSNRRIINTRNINKFRVSAKQEKEEAKKSKQSLFSSVTEALDFSQVRSAEDAQLLEDARQATRSGERMSREQYGALRRKIGGTYKDFFKSYVEVDGAYVEEGWVDKSCKVCKKDTKGEARQIDKFGRYVHVACLEKSKSGNFFTRLFSP, encoded by the exons ATGGGACTTGGAACTCTTCCATTGACCCCACCTCACACCAGCTTCTCTTCGAATTCAAGATTTGTATATGATTGCAGTAGCAACAGGAGGATCATTAATACTAGAAACATTAATAAGTTCAGAGTTTCAGCGAAACAAGAGAAGGAAGAAGCAAAGAAGAGCAAGCAATCGTTGTTCAGCAGTGTCACAGAAGCTCTTGATTTCTCTCAAGTGAGGTCCGCAGAGGATGCTCAGCTTCTAGAAGATGCCAGGCAGGCCACAAGGTCCGGAGAAAGAATGAGCAGGGAACAG TATGGAGCTCTTAGAAGGAAAATTGGTGGGACATACAAGGATTTCTTCAAATCCTATGTTGAAG TGGACGGTGCATATGTGGAAGAGGGTTGGGTAGACAAAAGTTGCAAGGTGTGCAAGAAGGACACAAAAGGGGAGGCAAGGCAAATAGACAAGTTTGGAAGATATGTTCATGTCGCATGCCTAGAGAAGTCCAAGTCAGGAAACTTCTTCACCAGATTGTTCTCACCCTGA